In Pseudonocardia sp. C8, one genomic interval encodes:
- a CDS encoding sugar porter family MFS transporter — MGFLQELRGASRLGVLVAASAATVGVIYGYDQSNIAGALLFMTDEFGLSTQQQEQVATVVVIGQILGAIGGGSLANRIGRKPAMIAVAVGFGLFSLLSALAWSVPMLLVSRLLLGVTIGVSIVVAPVFVAESSPAKIRGAMLVLYQVATVVGIIAGYLVAWALAGTGSWRWMLGLAAVPAVLVTVMIARLPDTARWYAMRGRIADARAVLERLEPGTDVDAHLAEITTESGETTRRGAWREMLRRPYLRATLFVLGLGFFIQITGINAIVYYSPRIFEAMGFTGNAALLGLPALVQVAGLVAVLGSLVTVDRMGRRPVLLGGIGIMVVANLLLVVVFATGGGSVLGFLGLVLFTVGFTFGFGSLVWVYAGEAFPSRLRSLGASTMLTADLVANAVVAAFFLTMLTELGGAGTFVVFGVLALLALVFVHRLAPETRGRELEEIRGYWENGGTWAAPQKSVES; from the coding sequence GTGGGATTCCTTCAGGAACTGCGCGGAGCATCGAGGCTCGGCGTACTGGTCGCGGCGTCCGCCGCGACCGTGGGCGTGATCTACGGCTACGACCAGTCGAACATCGCCGGTGCGCTGCTGTTCATGACCGACGAGTTCGGGCTGAGCACGCAGCAGCAGGAGCAGGTCGCGACGGTCGTCGTGATCGGCCAGATCCTCGGCGCGATCGGCGGCGGGTCGCTGGCCAACCGGATCGGCCGGAAGCCGGCCATGATCGCGGTCGCCGTCGGGTTCGGACTGTTCTCGCTGCTCTCGGCGCTGGCGTGGTCGGTGCCGATGCTGCTGGTCTCGCGCCTGCTGCTCGGCGTGACGATCGGCGTGTCGATCGTGGTCGCGCCGGTGTTCGTGGCCGAGTCGTCACCCGCCAAGATCCGCGGGGCGATGCTCGTGCTCTACCAGGTGGCCACCGTGGTCGGGATCATCGCGGGCTACCTCGTCGCCTGGGCGCTCGCCGGGACCGGCAGCTGGCGCTGGATGCTCGGACTCGCCGCGGTGCCGGCCGTGCTCGTCACCGTGATGATCGCCCGGCTGCCCGACACCGCCCGCTGGTACGCGATGCGCGGGCGGATCGCCGACGCGCGCGCCGTGCTCGAGCGCCTCGAGCCGGGCACCGACGTCGACGCGCACCTCGCCGAGATCACCACCGAGTCCGGGGAGACCACCCGGCGCGGGGCCTGGCGGGAGATGCTGCGCCGTCCCTACCTGCGGGCCACCCTGTTCGTGCTCGGGCTCGGCTTCTTCATCCAGATCACCGGTATCAACGCGATCGTCTACTACTCGCCGCGGATCTTCGAGGCGATGGGCTTCACCGGCAACGCCGCCCTGCTCGGGCTGCCCGCGCTGGTCCAGGTCGCCGGGCTGGTCGCGGTCCTCGGCTCGTTGGTGACGGTGGACCGGATGGGACGGCGGCCGGTGCTGCTCGGCGGCATCGGGATCATGGTCGTGGCGAACCTGCTGCTGGTCGTGGTGTTCGCGACCGGTGGCGGGTCCGTGCTCGGGTTCCTCGGGCTGGTGCTGTTCACCGTCGGGTTCACGTTCGGCTTCGGCTCGCTGGTCTGGGTCTACGCCGGTGAGGCCTTCCCGTCCCGGCTGCGCTCGCTCGGCGCGAGCACCATGCTCACCGCCGACCTGGTCGCCAACGCGGTGGTCGCGGCGTTCTTCCTCACCATGCTCACCGAGCTCGGCGGCGCCGGCACGTTCGTGGTGTTCGGGGTGCTCGCACTGCTCGCCCTGGTGTTCGTGCACCGCCTCGCGCCGGAGACCCGCGGCCGCGAGCTGGAGGAGATCCGCGGCTACTGGGAGAACGGCGGCACCTGGGCGGCCCCGCAGAAGTCGGTGGAGTCGTGA
- a CDS encoding GntR family transcriptional regulator has product MELRSGVRVPKYWTVKQALLDQVAAGRPGTALPTERELAERFATSRTTVRQAITELVTEGRLHRTQGSGTYIAEPQRVEVQQLTSFTEDLGPDRVADRILDVRTEPADADTAGALGVTAGETLHVVERVRLVDGAPLAVETARLAGDLPGLAAELAERGSLYATLRDAYGREVAQVRDSVQSRLADPAEAELLDVETGHPLLLVRRLSHTADGRPVEWTRSVYRGDRFTFVASTHRVR; this is encoded by the coding sequence GTGGAGTTGCGGTCCGGCGTACGGGTGCCGAAGTACTGGACGGTCAAGCAGGCGCTGCTCGACCAGGTCGCCGCGGGCCGGCCCGGCACCGCGCTGCCCACCGAGCGGGAGCTGGCCGAACGGTTCGCGACCTCGCGGACCACGGTGCGGCAGGCGATCACCGAGCTGGTCACCGAGGGCCGGCTGCACCGGACGCAGGGCAGCGGCACCTACATCGCCGAGCCGCAGCGGGTCGAGGTGCAGCAGCTCACCTCGTTCACCGAGGACCTCGGGCCGGACCGGGTCGCGGACCGGATCCTCGACGTGCGCACCGAACCGGCCGACGCGGACACGGCAGGCGCGCTCGGCGTCACCGCCGGCGAGACGCTGCACGTCGTCGAGCGGGTGCGGCTGGTCGACGGGGCACCGCTGGCGGTGGAGACCGCCCGGCTCGCCGGAGACCTGCCCGGACTGGCCGCCGAGCTCGCGGAGCGGGGCTCGCTCTACGCGACCCTGCGTGACGCCTACGGCCGGGAGGTCGCGCAGGTGCGGGACTCGGTGCAGAGCCGGCTGGCCGACCCGGCCGAGGCGGAGCTGCTCGACGTCGAGACCGGACACCCGTTGCTGCTGGTCCGGCGGTTGAGCCATACCGCAGACGGCCGTCCGGTGGAGTGGACCCGGTCGGTGTACCGGGGGGACCGGTTCACGTTCGTCGCGAGCACCCACCGGGTGCGGTGA